Proteins from one Desulfonema limicola genomic window:
- the rimP gene encoding ribosome maturation factor RimP: MGTQKKQTKSKKPGYRPQKPDIKDRAFSPEKEKELLALVTNLAQPLCETQGLELVHVEYQREAQGRILRIYIDKPGGIKLDDCVCVSRQLGDLLDVSIEQNISYNLEVSSPGLDRPLGKESDYERFKGRTIMIKTSQPFDGKKKYQGILKGISHDMSGKAVSILVNDKKVLIPYELINRARLVNNNGENRC; this comes from the coding sequence ATGGGAACACAGAAAAAACAAACAAAATCAAAGAAACCAGGATACAGACCACAAAAGCCTGATATAAAAGACAGGGCTTTTTCACCTGAAAAAGAAAAAGAACTGCTTGCACTTGTTACTAATCTGGCCCAGCCCTTGTGTGAAACTCAGGGGCTTGAACTGGTTCATGTTGAATATCAAAGGGAAGCACAGGGACGGATACTTCGTATCTATATTGATAAACCCGGTGGAATTAAGCTGGATGATTGTGTCTGTGTCAGCAGGCAGCTAGGCGATCTTCTTGATGTAAGCATTGAACAAAATATCTCCTATAATCTTGAAGTATCCTCGCCTGGTTTAGACCGGCCTTTAGGAAAAGAATCTGATTATGAGAGGTTTAAAGGAAGAACTATCATGATTAAAACTTCTCAACCGTTTGATGGCAAGAAAAAATATCAGGGGATTTTAAAAGGTATATCACATGATATGTCTGGCAAGGCAGTGTCGATTTTAGTCAATGATAAAAAGGTTTTAATTCCCTATGAATTAATTAACCGGGCGCGGCTTGTCAATAATAACGGAGAAAACAGATGCTGA
- the gmhB gene encoding D-glycero-beta-D-manno-heptose 1,7-bisphosphate 7-phosphatase, whose protein sequence is MNKLIKRTVFLDRDGVINQDSPYYIKDINEFKFIPGSIDAVRKLTENRFFIIIITNQSAVNRGLIDLKKLAEIHEFMLTALSKQGGIIKDIFFCPHHPSQECRCRKPLPGMILKAVQKYNIDLMSSYMIGDSAKDIECAVNAGCGNNILVKTGNYAEALKSLSKKGINPGYTAPNLDQAADYIIKRLDY, encoded by the coding sequence ATGAACAAACTGATTAAAAGAACAGTTTTTCTTGACAGAGACGGGGTTATTAATCAGGATTCACCTTATTATATTAAAGATATAAATGAATTTAAATTTATCCCTGGAAGCATAGATGCAGTCAGAAAACTGACTGAAAACAGATTTTTTATCATCATTATTACAAATCAGTCTGCTGTAAATCGCGGCCTGATCGACCTGAAAAAATTGGCAGAAATTCATGAATTTATGCTTACTGCCCTTTCTAAACAAGGCGGTATTATAAAAGATATATTTTTTTGCCCTCATCATCCCAGTCAAGAATGCAGATGCCGAAAACCTCTGCCTGGAATGATCTTAAAAGCTGTGCAAAAATACAATATTGATCTTATGTCTTCATATATGATCGGCGACAGTGCAAAAGATATTGAATGTGCAGTTAATGCAGGATGCGGCAATAATATTCTTGTGAAAACCGGTAATTATGCTGAGGCATTAAAAAGCTTGTCAAAAAAAGGCATAAACCCGGGATATACAGCGCCAAACCTGGATCAAGCAGCAGATTATATTATTAAACGCCTGGATTATTAA
- a CDS encoding septal ring lytic transglycosylase RlpA family protein has translation MKNSHFKKDCILVVSFFIKLIIVITFFAGCTSTLSPPMQKPAVKKIKRPRPENKLPDYYSGDQESRPYKVLGKWYRPLAHADGFQQQGIASWYGEDFHGKPTSSGEIYNMYGISAAHKILPLNTYVRVRNLQNGKTIDLRINDRGPFVSGRVIDLSYGAAQQLEIIGPGTAPVEVIALGTPLSNNKGKKKRYKPLDYNKGSFSIQVGAFGDRVNAEKVAGELIGFYKYAKIKPLMAQDKNQTLYRVIVGKCSSLQQAEQYEYLLKNKGFHDAFTIAE, from the coding sequence ATGAAAAATTCCCATTTTAAAAAAGACTGTATTTTGGTGGTCTCCTTTTTTATCAAATTAATTATTGTGATAACATTTTTTGCAGGATGCACTTCAACACTGTCTCCTCCCATGCAAAAACCTGCTGTAAAAAAGATCAAAAGACCCAGACCTGAAAACAAACTCCCTGATTATTACTCAGGAGATCAGGAATCCAGACCATACAAGGTTTTAGGAAAATGGTACAGACCCCTGGCTCATGCAGACGGGTTTCAGCAGCAGGGCATTGCTTCCTGGTATGGCGAGGATTTTCACGGCAAACCCACATCAAGCGGTGAAATCTATAATATGTACGGAATTTCGGCTGCACATAAGATTCTTCCGCTTAATACTTATGTCAGGGTGCGTAACCTTCAAAATGGAAAAACCATTGATTTAAGAATTAATGACAGGGGTCCTTTTGTTTCTGGCAGGGTTATTGATCTTTCCTATGGTGCAGCTCAACAGCTTGAAATTATCGGACCTGGCACAGCACCAGTTGAAGTGATTGCTCTGGGTACTCCTTTATCAAATAATAAAGGCAAAAAGAAAAGGTACAAACCGCTTGATTATAACAAGGGCAGTTTTTCCATCCAGGTAGGAGCATTTGGTGACCGTGTAAATGCTGAAAAGGTAGCCGGCGAGCTTATTGGTTTTTATAAATACGCAAAAATAAAACCACTTATGGCACAAGACAAAAATCAAACCCTTTACAGGGTCATTGTCGGAAAATGCTCATCTCTTCAGCAGGCTGAACAATATGAATATCTTTTAAAAAATAAAGGATTTCACGATGCATTTACTATTGCAGAATAA